A single genomic interval of Acidobacteriota bacterium harbors:
- a CDS encoding aspartyl protease family protein — protein sequence MGQIKTTLTVVNHADEVLARRGVIASEQVRSVTLDDVLVDTGATVLCLPRAIIQQLGLNPVRAVAVSTANGYSHTQVFEDAKIALLGRAGTFECLELPGGERPLLGVVPLEAMGIELDLQKQSLRLLPTEGWDTYLTIL from the coding sequence ATGGGACAAATCAAAACGACGCTTACTGTGGTGAATCATGCGGATGAAGTGCTTGCCCGTCGCGGTGTGATTGCTTCGGAGCAAGTCAGATCCGTTACGCTCGATGATGTGCTGGTGGATACGGGCGCGACCGTGCTGTGTTTGCCGCGCGCAATCATTCAGCAGCTTGGCCTGAACCCGGTGCGGGCCGTGGCGGTCTCGACGGCAAATGGTTATTCACATACGCAGGTGTTTGAGGACGCTAAGATCGCTTTGCTCGGACGCGCGGGTACGTTTGAATGTCTTGAATTGCCGGGCGGCGAGCGTCCGCTGTTGGGCGTTGTGCCGCTCGAAGCGATGGGCATCGAACTCGATCTGCAAAAGCAGTCCTTGCGTTTGCTGCCGACTGAAGGTTGGGATACTTACCTGACCATCCTGTGA
- a CDS encoding prolyl oligopeptidase family serine peptidase: MKRCWKTGLALLLIGLCGKVAAQEFKLETIKFRATEDVVYGHKDGLALTYDVLIPETKAKGLGVLILSSGSWKSKKSLPADEAKLRGQHWIQGLLNGGFTVFVVRHGSSPRYFVPEMIGDVQRAIRFVRLHAKEYGIDPQRLGLTGGSSGGHLSLMAALQADDGKAEAKDEVERVSSRVQALVTWFPPTDIVNFGAENAYKLMQTTRPQLFTDIFGKITDLKAQLKAISPINFVTATAPPVLLIHGDADKTVPVQQAHIFKAKYETLKRPIQVIIQPGGGHTYWLGLEKNYPTVWEWFDRYLK; this comes from the coding sequence ATGAAACGATGCTGGAAAACCGGGTTGGCCTTGCTGCTGATCGGTTTGTGCGGCAAGGTTGCGGCACAGGAATTCAAACTCGAAACGATTAAATTTCGGGCTACCGAAGATGTCGTCTATGGGCATAAAGATGGCTTGGCGTTGACCTATGATGTGTTGATTCCTGAAACCAAAGCGAAGGGATTAGGCGTCCTCATACTTTCCAGCGGCAGTTGGAAATCGAAAAAGTCATTGCCGGCAGACGAAGCGAAGTTGCGTGGCCAGCATTGGATTCAAGGGCTGTTGAATGGCGGCTTCACGGTCTTTGTCGTGCGGCACGGCAGCAGCCCGCGCTACTTCGTGCCGGAAATGATCGGCGACGTGCAACGCGCGATTCGGTTTGTCAGGCTGCACGCCAAGGAATATGGCATTGATCCACAGCGCCTCGGCTTGACTGGCGGTTCATCGGGCGGGCATTTATCCTTGATGGCGGCGCTACAGGCGGACGATGGCAAGGCGGAGGCAAAGGATGAAGTCGAGCGCGTCAGCAGTCGTGTCCAGGCGTTGGTGACTTGGTTTCCCCCGACTGACATCGTAAATTTCGGCGCGGAGAACGCTTACAAGCTGATGCAGACGACGCGCCCGCAACTGTTCACCGATATTTTCGGCAAGATCACCGATCTGAAAGCCCAGTTGAAAGCGATCTCGCCGATCAATTTTGTCACGGCGACTGCACCGCCAGTGCTGTTGATTCACGGCGATGCGGACAAGACGGTGCCCGTGCAGCAAGCCCATATTTTCAAAGCGAAGTACGAAACGTTGAAACGCCCCATACAGGTAATCATTCAACCGGGCGGCGGCCACACTTACTGGCTTGGACTGGAAAAAAACTATCCGACAGTGTGGGAATGGTTCGACCGTTATCTGAAATAG
- a CDS encoding zinc-ribbon domain-containing protein, giving the protein MFCSKCGSQVSAGASQCPDCGMSVNSMSPMSPMSPMSPMNQ; this is encoded by the coding sequence ATGTTTTGTAGCAAGTGTGGCAGTCAAGTGAGTGCGGGCGCGAGCCAGTGCCCGGATTGTGGAATGTCTGTGAACTCAATGAGTCCAATGAGTCCAATGAGTCCAATGAGTCCAATGAATCAATGA
- a CDS encoding FadR family transcriptional regulator, with product MAKQNENHLNTKMVPIDRAGITELVVQRIKELLEQGDLKAGSRLPPERELADMLSISRPSLRTALKALSVMGIIRAKPGAGTYIAESLPEVFTEPMRFMTLINNTSDEELFEARLIIEAGLGELAAERATSSDLRALSVEIEAMRETLDDPEQFLRHDVRFHQAIARAAGNRVMSGVMDTIAHLLYQMRREFISQASDFHEAIAWHEKIYEALKKRDPKRAKEVMTGHLRAALAGWKRDHQAERPKQNGAR from the coding sequence ATGGCGAAACAGAACGAGAATCATCTCAACACGAAGATGGTTCCGATAGATCGTGCTGGGATCACGGAACTGGTTGTCCAACGCATCAAGGAGTTGCTCGAGCAAGGCGATTTGAAAGCCGGCAGCCGGTTGCCGCCCGAACGCGAACTGGCCGACATGCTCAGCATCAGCCGCCCTAGCTTGCGCACCGCGCTCAAGGCGCTCTCGGTGATGGGCATCATCCGCGCCAAACCGGGCGCGGGCACTTACATCGCCGAATCGTTGCCCGAAGTTTTCACCGAGCCGATGCGTTTCATGACGCTCATCAACAACACGAGCGATGAAGAATTGTTCGAAGCGCGCTTGATTATCGAAGCCGGACTGGGGGAACTGGCCGCCGAACGCGCGACCTCTTCGGATCTGCGGGCGCTCTCCGTCGAAATCGAAGCGATGCGCGAAACGCTGGACGACCCCGAACAGTTCCTGCGCCACGACGTGCGCTTTCATCAGGCGATTGCGCGCGCCGCCGGCAACCGGGTGATGAGCGGCGTGATGGATACGATTGCCCATCTGCTTTATCAAATGCGGCGCGAATTCATCTCGCAGGCCAGCGACTTTCACGAAGCGATTGCCTGGCACGAGAAGATTTATGAGGCGCTGAAAAAACGCGATCCCAAACGTGCCAAAGAGGTCATGACCGGCCATCTCAGGGCGGCGCTGGCCGGTTGGAAGCGCGACCATCAAGCAGAGCGTCCCAAACAGAATGGCGCGCGTTGA
- a CDS encoding PmoA family protein, giving the protein MKNTLLFACLLTALATISLPAQTIKLVDAKEKKQVDVLVDGQPFTSYVYWDNQKKPILYPLRTSKGTTVTRGYPLEKVAGERTDHPHHISSWFNYGNINGVDFWNTPPEGVTRDRGAIEKFGTIKHTALKNLKSGKSTASLDVSMDWLMPDGAKIMQEDDQIFFRAANNIRIVDRVITLTAQKEKVVFNDSKEGALGIRVTRTLEEPTKEPLVFTDQNGVPTTVKALDNTGVAGVYLSSEGKVGEKEGWGTRAKWMTLSGTVKGEDVVIGIFDHPKNPTYPTYWHARGYGLFAANPFGAKEFTKGATTLNYTLQPGQSVTLRFRILIHSGKLTKEQTEALYQQFLKDVTQ; this is encoded by the coding sequence ATGAAAAACACATTGCTATTTGCTTGTTTGTTGACGGCCCTGGCGACGATTAGCCTGCCGGCCCAAACCATCAAACTGGTTGACGCGAAGGAGAAGAAACAAGTTGACGTGCTGGTGGATGGGCAGCCCTTCACTTCTTACGTTTACTGGGACAATCAGAAAAAGCCGATTCTCTATCCGCTGCGCACGTCGAAGGGCACGACGGTGACGCGCGGCTATCCGCTCGAAAAAGTCGCGGGCGAACGCACGGATCATCCGCACCACATTTCAAGCTGGTTCAATTACGGCAACATCAACGGCGTAGATTTCTGGAATACGCCGCCCGAAGGCGTCACGCGCGACCGCGGCGCGATTGAAAAGTTCGGCACGATCAAACACACCGCGCTAAAGAATTTGAAAAGCGGCAAAAGCACAGCCTCGCTCGATGTTTCGATGGATTGGCTCATGCCCGACGGTGCGAAGATCATGCAGGAAGACGATCAAATCTTTTTCCGCGCGGCCAACAACATCCGCATCGTTGACCGCGTCATCACGCTGACCGCGCAAAAAGAAAAGGTCGTTTTCAACGACAGCAAGGAAGGCGCGCTCGGCATACGCGTCACGCGCACGCTGGAAGAGCCGACCAAAGAACCGCTGGTTTTCACCGATCAGAATGGCGTGCCAACGACCGTCAAGGCGCTCGACAATACCGGCGTCGCGGGCGTTTACCTGAGCAGTGAGGGCAAGGTCGGTGAGAAAGAAGGCTGGGGCACACGCGCCAAATGGATGACGCTGAGCGGCACGGTCAAAGGTGAAGACGTGGTCATCGGCATCTTCGATCACCCGAAGAATCCGACCTATCCGACGTATTGGCACGCGCGGGGCTATGGCTTATTCGCCGCGAATCCGTTTGGCGCCAAGGAATTCACCAAGGGCGCAACCACGCTCAATTACACCTTACAGCCCGGGCAAAGCGTGACCCTGCGTTTCCGCATCCTGATCCATTCGGGCAAGCTGACCAAAGAGCAGACCGAGGCTCTTTACCAGCAATTCTTGAAAGATGTAACCCAGTAA
- a CDS encoding phytanoyl-CoA dioxygenase family protein: MNTDLSTYHYPIGNLLTLPATAEQWDAYRLSESQIAFFHEYGYLAGLRLLDDAQVEQLRVELAQLMDGAHPQRHLFYEFHRNESLDPARVLFHALGAWRIAPGFHDLLWHPQFTVAAAQLLGGAVRFWHDQLFCKPARHGGVVAWHQDYSYWTRTQPLAHLTCWIGLDDATRANGCVQYVPGSQRWPDLPVTGLAGDMDAVQSSLSDELRAQFKPVAIELKKGECSFHHPRLLHGSYGNETGTPRRATVINVFREGVWSNSAEPPLAGVPPIPPGAKMEGQFFPLLFDPQDHGW, from the coding sequence ATGAACACAGACCTCTCGACTTATCACTACCCGATTGGAAATTTGCTGACGCTGCCAGCCACAGCAGAGCAATGGGATGCCTATCGGTTGAGTGAATCCCAAATCGCCTTTTTTCACGAATACGGCTATCTGGCCGGCTTGCGATTGCTTGATGATGCACAAGTCGAACAACTGCGTGTTGAGCTGGCGCAATTGATGGACGGCGCGCATCCGCAGCGGCATCTGTTTTACGAATTTCACCGCAATGAGTCGCTTGATCCGGCGCGCGTGCTCTTTCATGCGTTGGGCGCGTGGCGTATCGCGCCAGGCTTTCATGATTTGCTTTGGCATCCGCAATTCACGGTGGCCGCCGCGCAATTGTTGGGCGGCGCGGTGCGCTTCTGGCACGATCAATTGTTTTGCAAACCGGCGCGGCACGGCGGAGTCGTCGCCTGGCATCAGGATTATTCCTATTGGACGCGCACGCAGCCGCTGGCCCACCTGACTTGCTGGATTGGGCTGGACGATGCAACGCGCGCCAATGGCTGTGTGCAATATGTGCCGGGCAGTCAGCGCTGGCCTGATTTGCCTGTCACTGGTTTGGCGGGCGATATGGACGCGGTGCAGAGCAGCTTAAGCGACGAGCTAAGAGCGCAATTCAAACCTGTTGCCATTGAGTTGAAAAAGGGCGAATGCTCGTTTCACCATCCGCGCCTGCTGCACGGTTCATACGGCAACGAAACCGGCACGCCGCGCCGCGCCACGGTCATCAATGTCTTTCGTGAGGGGGTCTGGTCAAACTCCGCGGAACCGCCGCTCGCAGGCGTGCCGCCGATTCCGCCGGGCGCAAAGATGGAAGGGCAATTCTTCCCGTTGCTGTTTGACCCGCAGGATCACGGGTGGTGA
- a CDS encoding DNA alkylation repair protein → MAKTHTTQTITVKQLARQALQSLQAGADGRVAAQSRVYFKSHEEVHFFGVSVPALRQLERALYQQVKGSWTVTEATACCELLLKDKRHEARMFGILLLARFHKTYERALLGKCENWLTRNYCDNWALVDTLAPSVLAPLLRRFPDLLPQVAVWTQAENLWVRRASVVALIPLARKSEHLDAAYANAERLFGYPEDLIHKAIGWLLREAGRADLPRLRAFLLQHGPRLPRTALRYAIERFPEAERKQLLAQTR, encoded by the coding sequence ATGGCAAAGACGCACACCACCCAAACAATCACTGTCAAACAACTGGCCCGGCAAGCGCTGCAAAGTTTGCAGGCCGGCGCGGACGGACGTGTCGCCGCACAGTCCCGCGTCTATTTCAAAAGCCACGAAGAGGTGCATTTCTTCGGTGTTTCAGTGCCGGCCCTGCGCCAACTCGAACGCGCGTTGTATCAGCAGGTCAAAGGCAGTTGGACCGTCACCGAGGCCACTGCCTGTTGCGAGTTGCTGCTGAAAGACAAACGCCACGAAGCGCGGATGTTCGGCATACTGTTGCTGGCGCGCTTTCACAAAACGTATGAGCGCGCGTTGTTGGGCAAGTGTGAAAACTGGCTGACCCGTAATTACTGCGACAACTGGGCGCTGGTGGATACGCTGGCCCCCTCCGTGCTCGCGCCGTTGTTACGCCGCTTTCCCGATTTATTGCCGCAGGTCGCAGTCTGGACGCAGGCTGAGAATTTGTGGGTACGGCGCGCTTCGGTCGTGGCCTTGATTCCGCTGGCGCGCAAGAGCGAACACCTCGACGCCGCCTATGCCAATGCCGAACGCCTGTTTGGCTACCCCGAAGACCTCATTCACAAAGCCATCGGCTGGCTGTTGCGCGAAGCGGGCAGGGCCGATCTGCCGCGCTTGCGGGCCTTTCTGTTGCAACACGGCCCGCGCCTGCCGCGCACGGCGTTGCGTTACGCCATCGAACGCTTCCCTGAAGCTGAGCGCAAACAATTGCTGGCGCAAACACGTTGA
- a CDS encoding Gfo/Idh/MocA family oxidoreductase, producing the protein MSNTSRRDFIKTGTAATALSALSYSRVLGANDKVRTAIIGAGDRMMGSLVPAFFTHTSELNFELAAVCDIWKYHRETNSDKIKNNAKYTAKDANLALARNTDELYAMKNIDAVMIATADFQHAYHATEAVRAGKDVYCEKPFANIMEDANLALKVIGGSKQVFQVGTQRRSTSSYMKAKEYLDSGKFGDIVFADMTWNVNQPGRWRRPNVVPLMKEADTDWKRFLINRDPKIAFDARKHLEFRLFWPFSSGIPDQWMVHQIDTVHWFTGIPHPRSVVANGGIYLWKDGRANWDTMTAVFDYHNPKTDKAFQVLYSSRQTNAQGATNDEGNIRELYMSNQGTINLDTNKVSRDGGLIEKHARAMGMKASDLAEVTLTDEGGVTTAANTGVDKQTLAHMRNWMECVKSRNQKTNADIHAAYNHSTALCMTIKAIQTGSRVTFDDVKRQVVAA; encoded by the coding sequence ATGAGCAACACATCACGTAGAGATTTTATCAAGACCGGCACGGCGGCGACCGCCCTGAGCGCGCTCAGTTACAGCCGCGTGCTAGGTGCGAACGACAAAGTACGGACGGCGATCATCGGCGCGGGCGACCGCATGATGGGTTCGCTCGTCCCCGCATTCTTCACCCACACCAGCGAACTGAATTTCGAGTTGGCCGCCGTGTGCGACATCTGGAAGTATCACCGCGAGACTAATAGCGACAAGATCAAAAACAACGCCAAGTACACCGCGAAAGACGCCAACCTCGCGTTGGCGCGCAACACCGATGAACTGTACGCCATGAAGAACATTGACGCGGTGATGATTGCGACGGCGGATTTTCAGCATGCCTATCACGCCACCGAAGCCGTGCGCGCGGGCAAGGATGTTTATTGCGAAAAGCCCTTCGCCAACATTATGGAAGACGCGAACCTGGCACTGAAGGTCATCGGCGGCTCGAAGCAGGTCTTTCAGGTCGGCACGCAACGGCGTTCGACTTCGAGTTACATGAAAGCCAAAGAGTATCTGGATTCGGGCAAGTTCGGCGACATCGTCTTTGCCGACATGACCTGGAACGTCAATCAACCGGGCCGCTGGCGGCGTCCGAACGTCGTGCCGTTGATGAAAGAGGCCGACACCGATTGGAAGCGCTTCCTCATCAACCGCGACCCGAAGATTGCCTTCGATGCGCGCAAGCATCTTGAATTCCGCCTATTCTGGCCCTTCTCATCGGGCATTCCCGATCAATGGATGGTGCACCAGATTGACACCGTGCACTGGTTCACCGGCATCCCGCATCCGCGCAGCGTCGTGGCGAACGGCGGCATTTACCTGTGGAAAGACGGGCGCGCGAATTGGGACACCATGACGGCGGTGTTTGATTATCACAATCCGAAAACCGACAAGGCGTTCCAAGTGCTGTACTCGTCGCGGCAAACCAACGCGCAGGGCGCGACCAATGACGAAGGCAACATCCGCGAGCTGTACATGTCGAATCAGGGCACGATCAATCTCGATACGAACAAAGTCTCGCGCGACGGCGGCTTGATCGAGAAACACGCGCGGGCGATGGGCATGAAAGCCAGCGACCTCGCGGAAGTCACGCTCACCGACGAAGGCGGCGTGACCACGGCGGCCAACACCGGCGTGGACAAGCAGACGCTGGCGCATATGCGCAACTGGATGGAATGCGTGAAGTCGCGCAATCAAAAGACGAATGCCGACATTCACGCGGCCTACAACCATTCGACGGCGCTGTGCATGACGATCAAGGCGATTCAAACCGGATCGCGTGTGACTTTCGACGATGTCAAACGCCAGGTCGTCGCCGCTTAG
- a CDS encoding carboxypeptidase regulatory-like domain-containing protein produces MMFTLKRMLLMLALVVLTGAALKAQDFRGAISGRVTEASGAAVNNAVVTVTNTATNAATNTTTNDSGEYSVLYLTPGQYKVSVEAKGFKKSLRQNVEVRIGDKLALDVQLEVGAVQETVNITSDAPLLETNSASAGQVIDQRRIADLPLSDGNPFVLSRLAPGIAYTGDLKFSRPFDNAGTAGIVADGAPGRNEFTLDGVPNMASGGGIGRVAFVPPADAVQEFKVETANYDGQQAHTAGATVNVTLKSGTNQLHGSVYEFVRNDVLSANDYFINRTNLTANPSRDANKDGKADRDSLRYNRYGLTVGGPIWTPKKVFGPAAYDGRNRSFFFFALEKLKDVFPEPGLFTVPTEAERNGNFSALLPSIVIYDPATARAEGARVRRDPFPGNIIPANRLSEIAKNYLKYYPLPNQPGDSQGRNNYISGQPRTDTFHSESYRFDQVLSDRQRLFARYTHNSRREARSNWTEVVNGIRPTGNYLFRINNGGAVDHLYNFGPTVVLNTRVGFTRFNEPNIRQHQGAIDPASLGFPAATAALFGPEKYLPQFDIGNFSTLGSDYGGGSTFNIYSVQPTLTKIAGRHSFKAGYDFRSYRENAYGAGHSAGNYQFSNAYTRGPLDNSAGGAIGQELASFLLGRTTGGSIARNTSRSNQTLFNGMFFHDDWKVSNKLTLNLGLRYEYEGAATERYNRNIFTFDTTVASPIEAAAKAAYAASPIPEVPAASFQVKGGVIFADDKHRSFWDADKNNVQPRAGFAYKWNDKTVLRGGWGLYTVPFVSSPVINQAGFSLSTPIVGSNDNGLTFVSSLATPFPSGVLVPAGASLGLSVLLGQGVTFLPRELNNTQAQRWSFGLQRELPANWLVELQYVGNHGYDGVVSTNILNTIPRKYLSTSAIRDQSQIDANSFLNTTVTNPFRNLIPGTGLNNATTSRSQLLRAFPEFGTLTSTRNDATSDYHSAQARLEKRFSHGYTFLASLYLVEVPRSRVVPQ; encoded by the coding sequence ATGATGTTCACCCTTAAACGAATGTTGCTCATGCTGGCGCTGGTTGTGCTGACCGGCGCGGCGCTCAAGGCCCAGGATTTTCGCGGCGCGATTTCAGGGCGCGTCACCGAAGCATCAGGCGCAGCGGTCAACAATGCCGTCGTGACCGTCACCAACACGGCCACCAATGCCGCCACCAACACGACCACCAACGACAGCGGCGAATACAGTGTGCTTTACCTGACGCCGGGCCAATACAAGGTCAGCGTCGAAGCTAAAGGGTTCAAGAAATCCTTGCGGCAAAACGTAGAGGTGCGCATCGGCGACAAGCTGGCGCTGGATGTGCAACTCGAAGTCGGCGCGGTGCAGGAAACCGTCAACATCACGTCTGACGCGCCCTTGCTTGAAACCAATTCGGCTTCGGCGGGGCAGGTGATTGACCAGCGGCGCATCGCCGATTTGCCTTTGTCGGATGGCAATCCGTTTGTGCTCTCGCGGCTGGCGCCGGGCATCGCTTACACGGGCGATTTGAAATTCTCGCGCCCCTTCGACAACGCGGGCACGGCGGGCATCGTGGCCGATGGCGCGCCGGGCCGTAACGAATTCACGCTGGACGGCGTGCCGAATATGGCGAGCGGTGGCGGCATTGGCCGCGTGGCGTTTGTGCCGCCCGCTGATGCGGTGCAAGAGTTCAAGGTCGAAACCGCAAACTACGACGGGCAGCAGGCGCACACGGCGGGCGCGACGGTCAACGTGACGCTCAAGAGCGGCACCAATCAGTTGCACGGCTCGGTTTATGAGTTCGTGCGCAATGACGTGCTCTCGGCCAACGATTACTTTATCAACCGCACCAACCTGACGGCCAATCCTTCGCGCGATGCGAACAAGGACGGTAAGGCCGACCGCGACTCGTTGCGTTACAACCGCTACGGTTTGACCGTCGGTGGCCCCATCTGGACACCGAAGAAAGTCTTCGGGCCGGCGGCTTATGATGGCCGCAATCGCAGCTTTTTCTTCTTCGCGCTGGAGAAGCTGAAGGACGTTTTCCCGGAGCCGGGTTTGTTCACCGTGCCGACGGAGGCCGAACGCAACGGGAATTTTTCCGCGCTGCTGCCGAGCATTGTCATCTACGACCCGGCAACGGCGCGTGCTGAAGGCGCACGCGTGCGCCGCGATCCCTTCCCCGGCAACATTATTCCGGCCAACCGCCTCAGCGAGATTGCCAAAAACTACTTGAAATATTACCCGCTGCCGAATCAGCCGGGCGATTCGCAAGGCCGCAACAATTACATCAGCGGCCAACCGCGCACCGACACCTTTCATTCCGAGTCTTACCGCTTCGATCAGGTGCTGAGCGACCGGCAGCGTCTCTTTGCCCGTTACACGCACAACAGCCGCCGCGAGGCGCGCAGCAATTGGACGGAAGTGGTCAACGGCATTCGCCCGACGGGCAATTACCTATTCCGCATCAACAACGGTGGCGCGGTTGATCATCTCTATAACTTCGGCCCGACCGTCGTACTCAACACGCGCGTTGGTTTCACGCGCTTCAATGAACCGAACATCCGCCAGCATCAAGGCGCGATTGATCCGGCCAGCTTGGGCTTTCCGGCGGCGACAGCGGCCTTGTTCGGGCCGGAAAAGTATTTGCCGCAATTCGACATCGGCAACTTTTCGACGCTCGGTTCGGACTATGGTGGCGGCTCGACCTTTAACATTTACTCGGTGCAACCGACGTTGACCAAGATCGCGGGGCGGCATTCGTTCAAGGCGGGCTATGATTTCCGCAGCTACCGCGAAAATGCGTATGGCGCGGGGCATTCAGCCGGCAACTATCAATTCTCCAACGCCTATACCAGGGGGCCGCTCGATAATTCGGCGGGTGGCGCCATTGGGCAGGAATTGGCCTCGTTCCTGTTGGGGCGGACGACGGGCGGATCAATCGCTCGCAACACTTCGCGTTCAAACCAGACGCTCTTTAACGGCATGTTCTTCCACGACGACTGGAAGGTGTCGAACAAGCTGACGCTCAACCTGGGCTTGCGCTATGAGTACGAAGGCGCGGCGACAGAGCGGTACAACCGCAACATCTTCACCTTCGACACGACCGTTGCCAGCCCCATCGAAGCGGCAGCCAAAGCAGCTTATGCGGCCAGCCCGATCCCCGAAGTCCCGGCGGCCAGCTTCCAGGTCAAAGGCGGCGTCATTTTCGCCGATGACAAGCACCGCAGTTTCTGGGACGCGGACAAGAACAACGTGCAGCCGCGCGCCGGGTTTGCTTATAAGTGGAACGACAAGACCGTGCTGCGGGGCGGTTGGGGGCTTTACACGGTGCCTTTCGTCAGTTCGCCGGTCATTAACCAGGCCGGCTTCTCGCTCTCGACGCCGATTGTGGGCAGCAATGACAATGGCTTGACCTTCGTCTCCAGCCTCGCCACGCCGTTTCCGAGCGGCGTGCTGGTGCCAGCGGGCGCGAGTTTGGGGTTGTCGGTACTGCTCGGTCAGGGCGTGACTTTCTTGCCCAGAGAGTTGAACAACACGCAGGCGCAACGTTGGTCGTTCGGCCTCCAGCGTGAATTGCCCGCCAATTGGCTGGTCGAGTTGCAATACGTTGGCAACCATGGTTATGACGGCGTGGTCAGCACGAACATTCTTAACACCATACCCAGGAAGTATCTTTCGACCAGCGCTATCCGCGATCAAAGCCAGATTGACGCGAACAGCTTCCTCAACACGACGGTGACGAATCCGTTCCGCAATCTGATTCCAGGCACCGGCCTTAACAATGCGACGACTTCGCGCTCGCAACTGCTGCGCGCCTTCCCCGAATTCGGCACCCTCACGTCAACACGCAACGACGCGACCAGCGATTATCACAGCGCGCAGGCGCGCCTTGAGAAACGCTTTAGCCACGGCTACACCTTCCTGGCGAGCTTATACCTGGTCGAAGTTCCTCGAAGCCGGGTCGTTCCTCAATGA